The Ischnura elegans chromosome 10, ioIscEleg1.1, whole genome shotgun sequence genome contains the following window.
ctgaaataattaatccTTGCACTTAATTAAATGAGACCTTTGAACGagaatcaacaatacgattgcacaatatcacccattttggtattgtttgataatactAAATGAATTCAACCTTTATACACAAAAACTGGAAGCTGGCTACCAGTATTTATGATAATACTTTCAGTTTTCTCGGTAGTTGGTCGGTTGAACTGACCAGACTAAGAGAAAATTAGAAgatattatgataaaattatgatCAGAAAATTTTACGCCAATAATTTTTCTACTAGCAGCAGTACAATCTCCTGCAACATGAACAGGCACCTTCAGTGAATACCTTCCCTttaagtttgaatgatcaaaataacaaagaaaatatcCTTACCAACTTGGGTTTTATTCACTGAATATACCATTGCTGTAGGGGGGAATGTTGGAATTGGCACCTTTATTGTCTTCATTTCAGGTTTACTTTGCATTCCACCAACTTCCCGTTTCTTCTGTGTCATGTATGTCTTCACTTTTTGCTGCAACTCTCCAGGCaactggaaatttaaaaaattgtattttcctccattttttaaacaatatttgacATTCTCTGGAATACGAAATGAAATTAGCCTCACTacttgatgaaaaataaagaaaaatttatttctgtagAATGCTTGATGACACATTAAACCACACCGTATTTTATAATGCATTACACGCTATATCAACATGCAAATCTTATGCATAGCACATATCCCCTCACAAAAAAACAAacttatttcaagaaaaaagttcTAATTAGACATTACATATATAATTTAGCCTAGCCTATATAGCCTAGCCATACATACATATTCCTATCATAATACGGCATGAACTAGATCACCAAAGGCCATTTTAAAAGGTAACTTCCTTTACCTGAAAAACTTatcaacacaaaaattaaaaatgggaagtTCGGGCAGTTAATTATGAGCAGAAAAATTCAATCAATGATTATCCACAGAAAAGATAGGAGCTTCTATTTCAAAATTCTCTTGAATTATTCACATTTAAGGACATGATCAAATTTCCCAGATTAGGCCAAATCAgcaaattaaaccaaaaacaggATATGAGAAATTGTCAACTCGGTGAAAGGCAGAGGTAGCCAAAGATTAgctcaaaatattgaaagctgCAAAGGCATTCTTTAGAGAGAAGAGACAAATTGAGCCAGcttaaataaggaagaaaaccTGAATTTATCTGTGATTTTCTACTTTCAGTGGCCTTTAGATTAATGAAGCaactcagtggcatagccagtgAAGGGGGAGACCTCAAGGTCTGGACCCCCCAgaaatataagaacacaattattttcctagataaaagaaaaaatattgaaaaatcatgaatttacaaaatatttcttccacaaATGAAAttagcacaaaaaaaaacaagcagtgggagaaatttatggatcccaAACGCAACAAGAATCCACAGCCAAAtggcgtagaatccttttttAATGGACATAGGGCCGAAGATTTACAAAAAGGTGCCTAAGGATAAAATTACAGTTGCGTTTgacaataaatccaacctcaggaacattctttccctcacaaaagattccatcccaagagaagaaaggagtggggtgtataggtTAAAAATGTGAATGCGGTGTGTGTTGGGCtaacggggcgacaatttcaagaacgggtgaaagaacaccaagcctgcctgagaaataaaaagactacttcacaatttgctatgCATTtattagataacaatcatcaaagtgatttcgtttttgaagtgcttcattttgaacctaaaggacctagattagatgctttggaacagatggaaattttgcagcatgtacgttccaatgacaacattgtaaatgaatttttgtatgactcccactcccctctttcaagcctcccactcctaaattcctgggctaatgacatgacgaactcttcggcctctctctcacctgaaccacccccctccacctgccataccCTCCCTAAGAGAGCCTCCCCCTAACTTTTTTCTACTGTATGACtaagttctttccccctccctcttctctgttgaccaatccattcaacctagttaccttcctccccccctcctagcctggtataaaaggatgtgatggacctctgtagagtccacctgatgatgatgtgtaacattgaaaccatggtcgtaaatttgtgaataaatattaatgtgaaagcacagagttcttctttttaatgttaataatgaatcgctttcaccaagttacacctcaaacaatcaattttttccacaaatgaagttttttcaataattaaaagtgttatatttagtttaaaaacctctacttagtactctctgtttttgaaaaattttcccccaCGGTTATGGACCACCCCGCACCCCGTACGAAATTCCAAGCTACGCCACTGAAGGAACATTCGCACCATGACCAGCGCTCTATAAGCTTGAACCTCGAATCTTTAAGCATCCGCAGCAACATCGGATGCTTACTTTTACCACAAAATATACTGAAACCTATGCATTTATAACCATCCTGTCCACCTCATTTCTTTGCAACCGTTCGCCTGTCACTAGTTCCACATCCGGGAGaaagattcattcaaaaatgaTGTGCCAAAAAGAGAGGTAGCAGACACTGAATATATTTGCCGCGTACATGATTCCAAAAAATATACGTAATTATAAAAGGGCATGAATTTCCAGGCATACCGGAGAGTTTGCATTAAGCCATAAACATTACTCACGGAATCAAACTTTTGAGAGACGAAATTTGATGGCTTGCACTGCAGTAACTGTATGGCTAAGTTAACATCGTTCCTGTATCTCTCCTGTAATAAAGAATAACATATTAGATTTCCATAACAATTACTTTAATTCGCAAACAATATAATTACGCAGATACTCACATTTTCATCTTGAAGATGAGTAATTTTAGCACGACCCTCGACCAGGGTCTGCGTTAGGTGGGTAATATCCCGTGTCAACGATGTTTTGTCAGTTTCAAACTTGTCTACGATCTTTAATAGCTTGTCTTCCAGATTTTGATTAACTTTTTGTAACTTCTTGTGAGCTTCGTACAACCTAAAGATTAAAAGACACAGTTAATTACTGAATATATAACCAGCGTTAGAAGTTTTCATACCAACAGCTACCTGCTATATTTCTCCTGCCAAGCTAGTAACTCTTCCGAAAGTGCTGCGTACTCCCCGTTGGGAAATTTTTCTGCTTCCGTAAGGAAATTCGTTTCCATATTCACAATATGATGGTCTCTTTCCAGGAGCCTTTGTTTCAAGTTTTCAATTTCAACATGCAAATGGAGCGTAGAGTGGTCAAGGCAATTTTTGCAGATACATCCGCACTCCTGAAGTAATAATAGTCATACGGATTGcaaaaatatcaaaggaaaacTCAGCTTTCGCCAAATTAATGATAATAGAGAAACTActggtaaaattataaacataCCTTGCATATTGTGGTTCTTTCTGCCATTACCCGAAAAAATGCTGAGTTTTGAAAAGCAAATTAGATACACTTAAAAATCTATACTTAGATCACCGATAATGTTCCAAAACACAGTTACCATTTCTTCTATGATCCATGAGTAGAggctaatttaataatttagctGATTGAGTTGTACTTCGGATTCCAAACATTTATACACGTCAATTTACATTCCCAACTCCACCGATAGGTGGTGCTTGATAGGTAGTTGCAAAAATAACATACCGCCAAATACAAAACTCGGTTTGCTCTAGCGCGATAAATCCTGAAAGAAGATTTCGGAAATCAGCGATGCGAAATAATTTGcgtctcaaaaaatatttaaaaaattaaatattattttactgcaaTTCGAGCATACTCTACTCCAAACTATCTACTCTCCATAAACAATTATATCATTCAAtcaatgacatgaaaaaaatttcccatATAAAAAATCAGAGAACGCCACAATTTAAATAATCAAGTTTAAGATTTcttgacaaaaaaaagaaaaattaaacgatATAAAATTAGATATGGCAACATTATACTGATGGCATCGGAAAAAAGTAACCAGGAATTAAATTAAAAGGCGGTTAACAAGCTTGCTGCGCTGAATATTCAAAGTTTATATGTGAGGACTACATTTTTCtcttagataaatataatatgcgtcaataaaaattaattctgtcGAGTATTTATCTGCATTTTCCCTTTCTGTTACTGAGATTTTCAACGCTTTCATAGATATTTGCAATTCAAGGAGCCACACGTAGATCAAAGTTGCCTAAATCATATGTTTGCGAGAAATCACCAGCCACCTGCCCGCCATTTTTATGTGCTGCTACCTAGAGTCAAAAAATGTAAGGTGGCCCTCACTGCCGGCAACGCCGGCAACAATATTGAGCAAATCTGGGAACTAATGGGGTTCTCGCCATATTGAAAAGTTGGTCGTCAAACTGTTACGTGTATTGTGTAGTGTGAAAAACTTGCAGTTTCTGGATTAAAGGGCATATTGCGGTCTTGGTTCTCGTCACAGGTATGGAAAGCTTGTCGTAGTTAGTTATGATCTCTTAATTGGTTGTAGCTAGACCTTAATGGACGGCTGATGCTAGCGTGCCGATTCTTTCCAATGGACGATCTTCACGGGACTAGGAAGAGGTACGAATCGCCTTAGAAGGATCACGGTCGAATTCGCGCAATTTTCACAGGCGAATAATATTTTTGACAGTATCAGGCGTTTACTTATCAACGTGATATTCTAGCTTTGATAAGGTCTCGAAGGTAATGAGTCGAAGCATAACATTACCTGTTGTAAAGCTTAGCTATTCTCTCCGAGAACATCGAGTTGGGGAAATTGAATTTAGTTACGTTCTGATTTTAGATTGTTTGCGTTTAAGATGTCCAGAATTCCAAGTGAATTCTTGAACGCCAGCTCATCATTAAATGAGACAAACAACCTTCAATACATCTCAACCCCGGGAGGAAGCAGGTAAATAGCAACATTTTGTGAAAAGTGATAGATCCTTAAAGCTCCCCTTACCGTTTGCTTTATAGAAACTATGCCTTTACCATGTAATTAAGTCTCATGAAATACTGAATTAGTAACCTTTGATTTTGAGTGGCTTTCTGTCGATAGTTCAGAGTGAAATATATCTGAACAGCTTTGTCTGGCTTTGTTAAATAATCATGGTGATTCTTTTCCTTGACCCAGAACTTGGCGTATCTGTCTGAACGTCTTCATGGTGTCTTGTGTAATAATTCCCCACTATTTGTCTCTCCTCAAAATTGCTTGGGACTAGGAGTAATATAACGAAGTCATGCCGATGTGATCGTGCTCTACTTACCTTGCTGGATATTAGAGTTACTGGGAAACGAAGAGCTACTGTAATTTACTCTCCCCTTATGTTAGAAGTGGTGTTATTTATGTGACCTTTTCTTTAGGCGGTGCTTGAacaaaaaatgcaatgatattaatattGCTTATGGTAAATCACGTCACTGTTCTTATATAGTATTAGTGTCAGCTCTCTGATGAAATGGTGGCATATTTGTTTCCTCATAAAATGATTGTGACATTTTTTGTATGCCTATCAATGCCTATTAAGTTCCTTGGAATTAACTTTgctttacatttaaaaatgttgttgcatTTAATCGCTTGTGTATGAgctaaattgaaaacatttttattttgcaattgtgTGTGGATTATTATCTTAACGATGTTGTTATATGTTGTAAATGAACTGAAGAACTCTCTTTTGATAATGTACGAAGTCATTTTGGCTTTAGGCaagtaatacaatttttttatcgctttttCTTTTTGCATAATGTCATCAGCAGTGAAACCTTGGAAAAATTGTGGATATCGACTGACATAGATGAGAAGTTCCAATCAAACCAGTAGTTATcgattttcctgaaaaatatagttttgttGTAAGAGTTAGAAAGGTTTTAATGTTGCATATTCACTTTTTTCACGGCTTCTTTGCTAGGATAAAATGTAGCCTTACTATATTTTACACTGTAAAAATTACGCAGTTAAGTGTTCAAAGATACTAGTTTATTTAGAGGGCTGTGCTGAGTAGGATGTggataaaatggctttttttttgcacttttccAGCGTACAGTTATTatgttttttgtttccttgtgttTGTTTCCATTTTATAATAGTGTTTGTGATGTCTAActacatattgatattttttgttgtctGATTATGTGATTAATTTTGCTTGCCTGCTTAATAATTGACTAACTTGTATGTGGAATGGTTTGCTATTAATTCTGgacaatattgattttgatatCCTTTAGTGtattccttttgtgaataagTCTTGaagcttaatttttctttttttaattcaatatttaatatacatatattttaacagTGCTTTCAAATTTAATCTGGTTAGCATCTACTGACTGTGTCCTTAAACTCTGAGTTGATCAGTTGAACATGGAGTAATAGTATATTCCAAGTCAATTTTTGCATCAATACCTGGCTTTACTGGTAAATTTCTATTGCCCAAACATTTACATGTATGAAAAGTAAAGTTTTGAAGCATACGcttgtaaatataattttcactatgAATAATTAACCAAATAAACAGTAATGCCTGCTACGTTTTGATTATGTGCATGAGTTGCTTGTTGTTAACATCAATtgtattttcctacattcatgtgccaagttgtgtaataattaattttagtaaGGTTCATACTTTATCTCATGCttaattttattcaaactttCTCTTTCTTATGAGTGTACTTTTAATTTCATGTATTCAAGTGATCATAGGTTGGACTTCCTTATTTAAAGTTCAAAAATCCTTTTTTCCAGTGTGGATCTCCTTGTAATGTCGTTCCCCGGCCGACCCCCTATGGTACCAGGAATACCTGTCCCACCAATGACGATGCCATATATGGGGCTTggtggtaaatttatttttattagatcTATTACATCTAGTAAATGTAAAtggtattttaccattttttaccAATTACCATTTACCAATGTAATGGTACATTTCACCAGCAATATGAAGAATTTAATTTGTGGGGTGCTAGGTTAATATTCTAttgatattgttattttttcaattcagctAACTACCCTCAGGTTGGTAATATCAATTACTCCTTTCTTTATCATTGAGTTGCATTGCTGTGTTGTATTGGCTTAGCAAATGGTATTTTATTTGAAGTGATTATAGCTTGGAGTTTCGTGGGTAATTTCATTGTCAGTCcataatttttcttggatttccgGATTGGTGGATCTTCCTGGTTATCATCACATTGGTTATCAGAGGCTGATGACAGTTTTGCTGGAATTCCATAAGGCATTTTCAGGTTGAGGTGCTAATATCAGCATCTTGGCTGCGTTTATGCAGCCCTTATTCTCTTGCTGTTATGCTGGTAGTAGACATTTTCCAGAACACTCTTTTCCAAGCATTAGTCAGATGGTATCCATCTTCCCCGATGAGTTATTTGGTATTATGATGATCTCAATATTGCCTTGTCAGCCTGGGATAATATGCTATTTCCTTGGCAATAATTTTGtcttcctcaaattttatgtTGTGACAGTATTCACTCCAGGAATGCTTAGTGACTGCTGATAGGCTGAATTTATTATTCTGTGGTGCCCTCATGTGTTCCTGCATGCTGATCTTCATGGACGTACATGTCTTACTGATCTGGGATTTTCTGCATGATATGGGTATATGTATACCCCTTCAGGGATATTTTGTGGGATCTTATCTTCAGACCTCGGAATTATCTGGATTATTTTTGTCACCCAGTTGTATCTTGTTACAATGTCCTTCACAACCCTTTTAAGATCCTTTCCCCGGTGCCGGCGACATAAGGGATAGTGGCGTGGTTTTCTGGCTTTTCAGTTTGGTGTGTCGTCTTGTTAACCCGGCGATAGTCAAGCCCGTTTTCCCAACGTAAATGGTCACATGGGGGTCTCGCTGACACTTCAAAAGATTCcctgtttatattttcaaaacttaacaTCTTgaaatatcttttgtttatttagtcattcaatgctcaaaattttatatcatttacttagattttatttttttaagaaaatattttttaacgtccTGATTCCCATTAGTCAGTTTgagttcctccggaaaaattgtccaagttaatttttttcattttagccaaGTAATACAGTTGAAATATGGAGATATATATACATGGCATGTACTCTTATAAACATCTATCTccgtatctcatcatattttcaacaTCGACCTTTATTAGTATTAGGTAAATACTACTACTTACTTACCGATATTGAATCATTTCCTAAAAATGTATTCTTGGTGCAAAAGTTTTTGAAGAAATTACGATTGCTTATGGTTATTGAATTGCTCCATTCATAAATGATGAACAGCATTATAAAGGTAAACTATTTACTAATAAATACTGCAGTCTTCAGTAACAGTCCAAACTTGTGCTATTGAAATTTTTAGTTGCATTGAAAAATTGCAGAAAATGAATCATGAAAACTACTTATTTGCTTCTAAAGCAGCCACTGCAAGTTTTCAGCAAATTTGTATctcgcattatttttttacaccgTTCACAGTAAATATACGCAGCAATTTTGACTGTGGATTAATATCCCTAAGCGTATGAATGCATTGATAACAGCAGTGCTTAGGAAATGAAAGAAGATGGCCATGGGCCATCTCCTGGTGTATCTGTCAGTACAATAGGTAttgtttatttcatcatttctgtcTACACCTCCTTTAGTGCAGATATAATAGGTTAATATTCcaggttttcttttatttccaatgccTCTAGGATTTTTTGATATGAAAGAATCCAATTCGTGCACATAGTTGGCGAAAGAATACATTCTTTGTCTTTTTTGGGATGCAGGACACCAGAGCTTCTTTCTTCCTAAAGCagaataagctgctattttcttctctttcttttacATAAATGGTTTTCAGCGCTACTTCACTTTCATTTTTTGCACAGTTTTCCCAAAAACGAAGCATTTTATGAAGACAGCAAAGGAAAAAGTTAAATATGTTATGGCTCGTGGGAAAATTGCTTATTTCTACTCCTAATC
Protein-coding sequences here:
- the LOC124166695 gene encoding uncharacterized protein LOC124166695 encodes the protein MDHRRNAFFRVMAERTTICKECGCICKNCLDHSTLHLHVEIENLKQRLLERDHHIVNMETNFLTEAEKFPNGEYAALSEELLAWQEKYSRLYEAHKKLQKVNQNLEDKLLKIVDKFETDKTSLTRDITHLTQTLVEGRAKITHLQDENERYRNDVNLAIQLLQCKPSNFVSQKFDSLPGELQQKVKTYMTQKKREVGGMQSKPEMKTIKVPIPTFPPTAMVYSVNKTQVERDSAQTKSATDGIDIVSAAIMAKVLEERERERCQRRHCDTCQCIKQSEKVMSQASGEISTHHPSQGIQGRQNILLEGITPYKDWNTGASHSPMVHDTRSPPSEDGDHTWRQSSREANYTARSSEQRLRSLLPAETEI